The DNA window ACGGCGATCACGCTGATGCCCACGTTGACGAACAGCGTCCAGCGCCAGTTCATGTACTCCGTCAGCACACCGCCGAGCAGCATGCCGATCGCCGCGCCGGAACCGGCGATGCCGCCGAACACGGCGAACGCGGTGGCGCGCTCCTTGGCCTCGGTGAAGGTCGTGGACAGCAGCGACAGCGCGGCCGGGGCGAGCATGGCGCCGGCCACCCCCTGCAGCGCGCGGGCCAGGACCAGGATCTCGAAGTTCGGCGCGGCGCCGCCCAGTGCCGAGGCCGCGGCGAACCCGACCAGGCCGAGCAGGAACATCGCGCGCCGGCCGATGACGTCGGAGACCCGGCCGAACAGCAGCAGGAGGCTGCCGAAGGCCAGGGAGTAGGCGGTGACGATCCACTGCCGGTCGCCGTTCGAGAAGCCCAGCGCCTTCTGCGCGTCCGGCAGCGCGATGTTCACGATCGTCACGTCGAGCACGATCATCAACTGGGCCAGTCCGATGATCCCCAGGATGAACCAGCGCCTGGCGTGATGGGGGTCGGGGTGTGCGGCGGGTGGGGCGTCGGCGGTCTGAGCCCCCGCGCCGGTCGTCTGGACGTCTGCCATCGTTCTGCCCCCTGTATCTGGAGGATGCTCTTCCACTTACCGGGACGACTGTACCAGCCAAGTGGAGCACTTGCCTCCACATGGAGAGAGGTGTTCCATTTAACTGGGTCTAAGATTCACCCAGGCTGTCGCCGAAGACCGCCGAAAACAGGAGCGAGTCGTGATGAACGCCAGGACCGAGGCGGACAAACCGCAGGTGGCGGCACCGGCCGCACACCGCCCGCTACGCCGGGACGCCGAGCGCAACCGGCAGCTGATCCTGGACACGGCCAAGATCGTCTTCGGCCGCCGCGGCCTGGACGCCTCCCTGGACGAGGTGGCCCACGAGGCCGGCCTCGGCGTGGGCACCGTCTACCGCCGCTTCCCGAACCGCGACGCCCTGATCGATGCCCTGTTCGACGACATGCTCGCCTCGATCGAGCGCATCGTCGCCGAGTCGGTGGCCCTGCCCCGCGCCTGGGACGGCCTGATCCACTTCATGACCGCGATGCTGGAGTCCCAGGGCCGCGACAAGGGGCTCCGCGACCTGATGCTCTCCCGCCAGAAGTACCTCGACCTGTGCGAGAAGGACAAGGAAGAGGTAGTCCGCGACATCGTCCAGCCGGCGCTCTACGACCTCATCGCCCGCGCCCAGACCGACGGCGACCTCCGCGCGGACGTGGTCCCCACCGACGTGGGCGTCCTGCTGATCTCCGCCGTCGGCGTCGTCGACTTCACGGCGCCCGCCGACCCCGAGGTCTGGCGCCGCCACCTAGCCGTCCTCGTCGACGGCCTGCGCGCCCGCTCGGGCGGCGCCACCACCGTCCTGGCCCCGGCACCCCTGGACGACGACCAGCTCGAGGTGTGCATGACCGGATGGAAGTACGGCACGCGGGAAGTGCCGCGCAAGCGCTCTTAAGCGCCGGCGCGGCAGTCCCGCTGGAAAAGCACTACCCGGAGCAAGTCCCCGTCCCGGGTCCGCCGAGCTTGAACGAGGTCGCCGTCACGGCACCCGCGTCGTAGTGGTTCGGGCTGGTGGCGCTGACGCTCAGGTCCGGCGCGTCGCTGGTACCCGCCAAGCGGTAGTCCCGTATCCAGGAAGCAGCGGGCGCCGAACCGAAGCGTCCATCGCCCATCTGAGTGCAGCTCGGGGTGTCGGCGGTGTTCTCCGCGACCTCGCCGAACACCGACACCAGCTGTGCCGTCTTGTACGTGCCGCTCCAGAGGCTGCCGGGGAAGTACCCGACCGGCTCGTCGCGGAAGAAGACCCACCAGTTCCCGCCGATGTTCTGGATGGCGAAGTGCGCCGCCTCGTTGGCGTGCAGGGCCATACCCGGCTTGATGTCGTGCGAGACCTGCACGAAGCCGCAGCCGTTGTAGCAGCTCTCCTGCCCGTCGACCCAGTGGTAGACGAACAGATGCGGCCGCGCGTCGCCGTTGAGTTCGGGGTCGACGGTCCAGCCGATCTCGACGGTCGAGGTGCGCGCCGTGTTCTGCAGGGCGATCTCCTGCAGGCTGTGCTCACCGGTCTGAGCGGGGTTGACGACCGGCGCCTCGACCTTCATCAGGACGCTGACGCCAGTGGTGTCGGTCCACTGGTGGCCGCTGACGTAGTCATAACACGCGCCGTACCAGCAGATGGGACCGGTCGGGGTCGTGGCGGCGGCCGGAGCCGCCGAGGGCACCACCGGCGCCGACACTGCCGCCATCGCCGGAGCGACAGCTCCCGCCGAACCGAACAGACTCACCGAGAACAACCCCGCGACCAAGCCGCCGCGCACCCTAGCAAGCACCAGGACCTCCCAGATTGAATGAAGTCCCCGTGACCGCCCCGTAGTTGTACGAACTCGGATCAATTGCCGTCACCGTGAACGCCGGCTGATCGGCCGATCCGTACAGCTGGTAACCAGAAACCGACGACGCCCCGCTCTGGCTCCCGAAAACCCCGTCCCCCATCTGCGTGCAGCTCGGCGCACTATCCGCCGCCACCTCGCCGAACGCCGAGACGATCTGCGCGCTGGTGAACGCGCCGCCCCACTCCGTGCCGGGGAAGTACCCGAAGGGGACGCCGTCGTAGTACGTCCACCAGTTCCCCTGGTAGTACCGAAGCGCGAAGGTTCCGGTCGTACCGGGCGTCACGGCCATACCGGCCCGCACCGTCGAGGACACCTGGACGAACCCGCAGCCGTTGTAGCAAGTCGGCTGCCCGTTGACCCAGTGGAAGACGAACAGGTGCGGCTGATAGTCGCCGTTGAGCCCGGGATCCACCGTCCACCCGATCTCGATGGTGTCGGCGACGGTGGTGCCGCCGGACGTCTGCAGCGAGAGCTCCTGCAGCGAATGCCCGTCCGCGGCGACGTTCCGCGGGGCGGCCTGCGCCATGGTGACCGAAGCGCCGGTCGTGTTCGTGAACTGCCGGCCGGTGACGTAGCTGAAGCAGGACCCGTACCAGCACTGCGCCGCCTGCGCACTGCCGGCCGGAACCACGACGACGGCTCCGACAGCCGCTGCGGACACGGCCGCCGCCGCTATTCGAGTTCTGAGATTTCCGCGCAACCCTCTTACAGGCATGGGAGTACCTCGAATGGAAGTAGGAGTACCTCGAAAAGGAGCTTTCAGCGCGCGTCGCGCGCCATGCCGAACAACTGGTCGATCACATCGGTGCCACTCGCGTTGAGCGCGTCGTGCTCGTGCTCGTCCGTGACCCGGACGGTCAGGCCTCGAATGGCCTCGGCACTCGTCAGCGACTGCTTGAGATCGACGTACAGGTCGTCCGCGTAGACCATCGCGAACGCCGGCACCTCGTTCGCGGCCAGCACGGAAGCGTCGTACAGAGGCCGCCAATCGTCATACGCGGCAAGCGATTCGCCCACCGCACGCAGCGGCCGCAGAGCCGGGTCGGTCCGGAAGTGCCAGGGGTGAATCGTCTCCCCGGTGAACAGCAGCGGGGCCGCCGTCTCCGACAGGATCCGCTCGGCGTCGAACCGTGGGAACTCTTTGCGAACGCGGCTGGCTGACCATGCCGTAGGTCCCGTGCGCTGCGCGTAGATCGCTTCGTGCAGCAGGGCGTAGAGCGGCCGCTCAGCAAAGGACAGCGCTGCCTGCACCTGCCACTGGAACCGGTCTGACAGTTCCCGCTGGTGGTCCGTCTGGCAGAACGCGTCTTCCAGCAGATAGTGCAATCGATCCGCACCGTCGGTCGTACCGAGCACGATCCCCAGCGACTGGAACGCCTCGACCGTCAGCAGCGTCCCGTCGGGCAGCACCGTCTCGTGCTCCCGCAGGAACCCCGCGATCTCCCGCGCCGTTTCCACATCCTCGGGATACCGGTGGTAGAACAGCGCGTTCTTGTCCTCCATCCGCGGATAGGCGGCGCGGTAGACGTCGTCGGCGTCGCCGTCCAACGTCGGCACGCCGCCGGTGATGAAGACCTCCGCGAGCCCTTCGGGCGCGTCCGACAGATACCGGACCGCGCAGAACCCGCCGAAGCTCTGCCCCAGCACGCTCCACGGGGCACCGCCGGTCAACCGCCGCCGGATGAGCTCCGCGTCACGGACGATCGAGTCCGCGCGGAAAGCGGTGAGGTACTCGGCCTGCCGCCGGGCATCGCCCCGGCGCGGCAGGGTCTGCCGCGTCGCCGGGGTCGAGCGGCCGGTGCCGCGCTGATCGAGCAGCAGCACCCGGTAGTCCTGGACGGCACGGCCGAGCCAGCCGGCGGCCAGGGCCGCCGGAAGCGGACGGGGCGAGCGGTGCCCGGGCCCGCCCTGCAGGTAGACCAGCCACGGCCGCGACTCGTCGGCCGTGACCTCGCGGGCGTAGACCTCGATCTGTTCGCCGCCCGGCCGGTCGTGGTGCAGCGGAACCGTGAACACGTGGTCGGTCATCCGGATCCCCGATGGCACAGCGCCTCACCCCCAAGTTAAATGAAGCAGTAACTCCATTTAGAGTGATGGTTAAGCTAGGGCACGGAGCCGGATCAGGCAAGACCCCCGCATCCGCTTCGTGGTAGGAGTGCTCTGGAGAGAGGAGAAACGGCACGATGCCCCTGTCCGGCGACGACCAGCAGCAGACCCAGGGCCAGATCGGGGCGCGCCTGCAACAGCTGCGCACCCGCCGCGGCCTGACCCAGCGCGCCCTGGCCGAACCCGGATACACCGCCGCCTACGTCTCCACCCTCGAAGCCGGCAAGGCCCGCGCCTCCGAGGCGGCGCTCCGCTACTTCGCCGAACGCCTCGCGATCAGCTACGAGGAACTGGCCACCGGCGTCCCGGCCGGCCTGCGCGCGGAGATCCGCGAGGGCCTGGCCGAGGCGAACGCGGCCATGGACGACGGCCGCGCGACCGAAGCCGAGGCCCTGCTGTCCGCCCTGCTCGAGCGCGCCGCCGGCAACGACGTGCCCGACCTGGTCGCCGACGTGCGCGTCACGCGCGGTTCGTTCCTGCTGCGCCGGGGCGACCTGGACGCCGGCCGCGACCAGTTCGAGCAGGCCGAGGCGCTGCTGGCCGACCGGCCGCTGCCGGCGCGGGTGCGGGCCGTCCGCGGCCGGGCGACCGCGTACTACCTGGCCGGCGACGTCCGCTACTCCTGCTACCTGCTCGAGAACACCATCAGCGAGCTGAACGGCGGAGGCCTGCCGGACCCGGCGTCGCTGGTGCTGTTGTACGCCGCGGTCATCGGACCGTATCTGGAACTCGGCGCGCTGGAACGGGCGACGAAGGCCGCGACCCTCGCGCTGGACCTGGCGCCCCGCGTCGCCGACCCGGTCGCCGTGGCCACGCTGCACCGCTCCGTCGCCCGCACCCTGGCCGCCGGCGGCCGGTTCGACGAGGCCGAGGCCGCGCTCGTCAAGGCGCAGGACGTCTACCAGCAGTGGGAGATCCGGACCGAACTCGCGCAGTGCCATTGGATGCGCGGCTACCTCTACGCGCAGCACGAACGCCTCGCCGACGCCGAGACCGAGCTGCGCACCGCCGCACGGATGCTGCGCGCCGCCGACGCCGTGTTCTACGCGGTGCAGGTCGAGGTCGAACTGGCCGACGTCCGCTGGCGCCTGGGCCACACCGGCGAGGCCGAGGAGCTGCTCACCCGGCTGCTGGCGGACCTGGGCCCCGGCCACGGCGCGGTCCACGCCGCCGCCGCGCACCGCCTCCTGGGCCTGATCCGCGAGCGCGCCGACGACGCCGAAGCGGCCGAACGCCACTACCGCCGGGCCGTCGAACTCCAGCAGGACTCTGATGTCACCGGCGACCTGGCCGACACCTCACGGCTGCTCGGCGACCTGCTCGACCGCCAAGGCCGCACCCGCGAGGCGGTGGCGGCGTACCGGAACGGGCTCACCGGGCTGGCCCGCCCCGGCACCACGACCCTCGGCACCGCGCCGCTTCCGCCGCCGGTCATCCCGGCGGACCCGGTGCACCGGGGCGTTCACGGCTGACGCCACGAGGCGGACGGCGGAGACCCCGGCGCGGGTCGCGAGAAAACGGATGCTGACACCCTCGCCACCGCTCTGCGATCACGTCGGCCAGCCTGGTGGCGGTGACACCAGGTCAAGCGCACTCTCCC is part of the Catenulispora sp. GP43 genome and encodes:
- a CDS encoding TetR family transcriptional regulator, with the translated sequence MNARTEADKPQVAAPAAHRPLRRDAERNRQLILDTAKIVFGRRGLDASLDEVAHEAGLGVGTVYRRFPNRDALIDALFDDMLASIERIVAESVALPRAWDGLIHFMTAMLESQGRDKGLRDLMLSRQKYLDLCEKDKEEVVRDIVQPALYDLIARAQTDGDLRADVVPTDVGVLLISAVGVVDFTAPADPEVWRRHLAVLVDGLRARSGGATTVLAPAPLDDDQLEVCMTGWKYGTREVPRKRS
- a CDS encoding alpha/beta fold hydrolase; translation: MTDHVFTVPLHHDRPGGEQIEVYAREVTADESRPWLVYLQGGPGHRSPRPLPAALAAGWLGRAVQDYRVLLLDQRGTGRSTPATRQTLPRRGDARRQAEYLTAFRADSIVRDAELIRRRLTGGAPWSVLGQSFGGFCAVRYLSDAPEGLAEVFITGGVPTLDGDADDVYRAAYPRMEDKNALFYHRYPEDVETAREIAGFLREHETVLPDGTLLTVEAFQSLGIVLGTTDGADRLHYLLEDAFCQTDHQRELSDRFQWQVQAALSFAERPLYALLHEAIYAQRTGPTAWSASRVRKEFPRFDAERILSETAAPLLFTGETIHPWHFRTDPALRPLRAVGESLAAYDDWRPLYDASVLAANEVPAFAMVYADDLYVDLKQSLTSAEAIRGLTVRVTDEHEHDALNASGTDVIDQLFGMARDAR
- a CDS encoding neprosin family prolyl endopeptidase, which codes for MAAVSAPVVPSAAPAAATTPTGPICWYGACYDYVSGHQWTDTTGVSVLMKVEAPVVNPAQTGEHSLQEIALQNTARTSTVEIGWTVDPELNGDARPHLFVYHWVDGQESCYNGCGFVQVSHDIKPGMALHANEAAHFAIQNIGGNWWVFFRDEPVGYFPGSLWSGTYKTAQLVSVFGEVAENTADTPSCTQMGDGRFGSAPAASWIRDYRLAGTSDAPDLSVSATSPNHYDAGAVTATSFKLGGPGTGTCSG
- a CDS encoding neprosin family prolyl endopeptidase — protein: MSAAAVGAVVVVPAGSAQAAQCWYGSCFSYVTGRQFTNTTGASVTMAQAAPRNVAADGHSLQELSLQTSGGTTVADTIEIGWTVDPGLNGDYQPHLFVFHWVNGQPTCYNGCGFVQVSSTVRAGMAVTPGTTGTFALRYYQGNWWTYYDGVPFGYFPGTEWGGAFTSAQIVSAFGEVAADSAPSCTQMGDGVFGSQSGASSVSGYQLYGSADQPAFTVTAIDPSSYNYGAVTGTSFNLGGPGAC
- a CDS encoding tetratricopeptide repeat protein, producing the protein MPLSGDDQQQTQGQIGARLQQLRTRRGLTQRALAEPGYTAAYVSTLEAGKARASEAALRYFAERLAISYEELATGVPAGLRAEIREGLAEANAAMDDGRATEAEALLSALLERAAGNDVPDLVADVRVTRGSFLLRRGDLDAGRDQFEQAEALLADRPLPARVRAVRGRATAYYLAGDVRYSCYLLENTISELNGGGLPDPASLVLLYAAVIGPYLELGALERATKAATLALDLAPRVADPVAVATLHRSVARTLAAGGRFDEAEAALVKAQDVYQQWEIRTELAQCHWMRGYLYAQHERLADAETELRTAARMLRAADAVFYAVQVEVELADVRWRLGHTGEAEELLTRLLADLGPGHGAVHAAAAHRLLGLIRERADDAEAAERHYRRAVELQQDSDVTGDLADTSRLLGDLLDRQGRTREAVAAYRNGLTGLARPGTTTLGTAPLPPPVIPADPVHRGVHG